The following proteins are co-located in the Palaemon carinicauda isolate YSFRI2023 chromosome 3, ASM3689809v2, whole genome shotgun sequence genome:
- the LOC137637884 gene encoding diphthine methyltransferase, with amino-acid sequence MPYEVNKLFSWDTEYSADSAEFCPIETYHNYLAVGTYQLADKQNEGANDSLSEAETDLPKERLGRLYLKHLSTGEKKLVLIQQIEMEAILDMKWCQHRLGGDPVLAVANASGLLKLFKLVPSNQDFHQLVFWCQHEIEDDNTLALSLDWSSGKDSSENPFLTVSDSKGKINILQLKSDELIAVQRFHAHDFEAWITAFDYWNPNIVYTGGDDCKFRKFDVRCDPATALLTSRVHNAGVTSIHCSPFTEHLLASGSYDENVNIWDTRKMSSPQTTVSTDGGVWRLKWEPHGKNLLLAACMYNGFHVIESSEDAGIVASFMEHKSIAYGADWYNGNIDENYVVASASFYDHLLCLWEFTPG; translated from the coding sequence ATGCCTTATGAAGTAAACAAGTTGTTTTCATGGGACACAGAGTATAGTGCCGACTCAGCAGAGTTTTGTCCCATTGAAACTTATCACAATTACTTAGCTGTGGGGACATACCAACTCGCTGATAAGCAGAATGAAGGAGCTAACGATTCGCTGTCCGAGGCTGAAACAGATCTACCGAAGGAGCGACTTGGGCGATTGTACTTGAAGCATCTAAGCACAGGTGAGAAAAAACTTGTTCTCATCCAGCAGATTGAAATGGAAGCAATCTTGGACATGAAGTGGTGCCAACACAGGCTGGGAGGCGACCCCGTTCTAGCTGTTGCAAATGCATCTGGACTTCTCAAGCTGTTCAAACTTGTACCTTCCAACCAGGATTTTCATCAGTTAGTGTTTTGGTGCCAACATGAAATTGAGGATGATAACACACTTGCTCTGTCATTAGATTGGTCCTCTGGAAAGGACTCAAGTGAAAATCCCTTTTTAACAGTCAGCGATTCTAagggaaaaattaatatattacaaCTCAAAAGTGACGAGTTGATTGCAGTTCAAAGATTTCATGCACATGATTTTGAGGCATGGATAACAGCATTCGATTATTGGAATCCAAATATTGTTTACACTGGTGGGGACGATTGCAAATTCAGAAAGTTTGATGTGCGTTGCGACCCAGCTACTGCCCTGCTCACGAGCAGGGTTCATAATGCTGGAGTAACTAGCATACATTGTAGCCCCTTTACAGAACATCTTTTAGCTAGTGGCAGTTATGATGAAAATGTTAACATCTGGGACACAAGGAAAATGTCTTCCCCACAAACAACGGTGTCAACTGACGGTGGCGTGTGGAGATTAAAATGGGAACCCCATGGTAAGAATCTTTTACTTGCTGCTTGCATGTACAATGGTTTTCACGTCATTGAAAGCAGTGAAGATGCCGGTATCGTTGCTTCCTTCATGGAACATAAGAGCATAGCATATGGAGCAGATTGGTACAATGGAAATATCGATGAGAACTACGTTGTTGCCTCTGCATCATTTTATGACCATTTACTTTGTCTTTGGGAGTTTACGCCTGGTTAG